A stretch of Desulfobacter hydrogenophilus DNA encodes these proteins:
- a CDS encoding LPS-assembly protein LptD, translated as MVSCKRVLCQICIVPAVIIFLSGQAFCFSASMPTEKVSWHIQARQVSYEDKRKLYIAENDVVITGGKTRLEADYVEFSDITKDAFAKGNVLFISGKDTITCKSMNVNLSLETGTINQGTIFIQDGNYYISGDKLRKTGEFTYDAEKGSITTCEGKNPDWKITGKDIGVTVDGFGHASHAVLWAKKMPTFYAPYFIFPTKTTRQTGLLTPMAGYSDDMGFEYQQPLFLALSDSTDATFYPYYMSDRGVMLSGEYRYILSPESKGMIMMSYLNDETIGDDADENEDYNISATPDRTNHDRYWFRMKHNQELWYGFNAKLDIDYVSDMDYLRTFTDGFAGFDSTDAAFEEMFGRDLDEETDYIRENSLLVTKNWSSYSLNMEALWYDNIEARQTDIDDTTLQTLPSVEFFAARQKIAEGFGLYYKMDSELTSFYRQDTTDTEVTGRRADVHPIFYYPIKFGKSFFIEPYAGVRGTLWDADDFTDSDGDDSNVMTRGLYEMGVDMSTTLSRVFTLDTDFAEKIQHKIVPRLEYDYIPFVDQEDLPYFNAVDDISEENIITWSLTNTFTSRKTITDENGEESKAYKELFWFKLSQGYDIWYEQDEDDAEDDPWQDLTLKYELNPLRYLSSNGTIALDPNNGHFTKIQVGGTISDNRGDSISLSYRYSTDYSHTWKTTINTNLVPDILKAFYSVEQDLEDQKTVETSMGISINQPCWGVNLAFIDESADKSFAFMVILKGIGGFGTQ; from the coding sequence ATGGTTTCATGTAAAAGAGTGCTGTGCCAGATATGCATTGTCCCGGCCGTCATTATATTCCTTTCAGGCCAGGCCTTTTGTTTCTCCGCTTCCATGCCCACGGAAAAGGTATCCTGGCATATCCAGGCCCGGCAGGTGAGCTACGAAGATAAACGCAAGCTTTATATTGCAGAAAATGACGTGGTGATTACCGGAGGAAAAACGCGCCTGGAAGCCGATTATGTCGAATTCTCAGATATAACCAAAGACGCCTTTGCCAAAGGCAATGTCCTGTTTATTTCAGGAAAGGATACCATTACCTGCAAGTCCATGAATGTCAACCTAAGCTTGGAAACAGGCACGATCAACCAGGGCACCATATTCATCCAGGACGGCAACTATTATATCTCAGGGGACAAACTTCGAAAAACCGGTGAGTTCACCTATGATGCGGAAAAAGGGTCCATCACCACCTGCGAAGGAAAAAACCCGGACTGGAAAATCACAGGAAAAGACATTGGGGTGACCGTTGACGGGTTCGGCCATGCCAGCCATGCCGTCCTTTGGGCCAAAAAAATGCCTACTTTTTATGCCCCCTATTTTATATTCCCTACCAAAACAACGCGCCAGACAGGGCTTTTGACACCCATGGCAGGGTATTCAGACGACATGGGGTTTGAATACCAGCAACCGCTGTTTTTAGCGCTTTCAGACAGTACCGACGCTACTTTTTACCCTTACTATATGTCGGACAGGGGGGTGATGCTCTCCGGCGAATACAGGTATATACTCTCCCCGGAATCCAAAGGAATGATCATGATGAGTTATCTCAATGATGAAACCATTGGAGATGACGCGGATGAAAACGAAGATTACAATATTTCGGCTACCCCCGACCGCACCAACCATGACAGGTACTGGTTCCGAATGAAGCATAACCAGGAACTGTGGTACGGTTTTAATGCCAAACTGGATATTGATTATGTTTCTGATATGGATTATCTGCGGACTTTTACGGACGGCTTTGCAGGATTTGACAGCACCGATGCTGCATTTGAAGAGATGTTTGGCCGTGATCTGGATGAAGAGACCGATTACATCCGGGAAAACAGCTTGCTTGTCACAAAAAACTGGTCCTCATACAGCCTGAATATGGAGGCACTGTGGTATGACAATATTGAAGCACGCCAGACTGACATAGATGACACCACTTTGCAGACCCTGCCCTCGGTTGAATTTTTTGCAGCCCGTCAGAAAATTGCAGAGGGTTTTGGATTGTATTATAAAATGGACTCGGAACTTACGTCATTTTACCGGCAGGATACCACCGACACAGAGGTTACCGGCAGACGGGCAGACGTTCATCCGATTTTTTATTATCCCATAAAATTCGGCAAATCCTTTTTTATAGAACCCTATGCCGGTGTCAGGGGTACACTATGGGATGCAGATGATTTTACTGACAGCGACGGGGATGATTCCAACGTCATGACCCGGGGACTGTATGAAATGGGCGTGGACATGTCAACAACCCTTAGCCGTGTGTTCACATTAGACACGGATTTTGCCGAAAAAATCCAACACAAGATTGTGCCCAGGCTGGAGTATGACTACATTCCCTTTGTGGACCAGGAGGATCTGCCCTACTTTAATGCTGTAGACGATATTTCAGAAGAAAACATAATTACCTGGTCTTTGACCAACACATTCACCTCCAGAAAAACAATAACGGACGAAAACGGGGAAGAATCCAAGGCATACAAGGAACTTTTCTGGTTCAAGCTCTCCCAGGGTTACGACATCTGGTATGAACAGGATGAGGATGATGCGGAAGACGACCCCTGGCAGGATTTGACATTAAAATACGAATTAAATCCGCTAAGATACCTGTCATCAAACGGAACCATCGCCCTTGACCCCAATAACGGTCATTTCACTAAGATACAGGTCGGGGGCACGATATCAGATAATAGAGGGGACAGTATTAGCCTGTCCTACCGGTATTCAACAGATTATTCACATACATGGAAAACAACAATCAACACCAATCTGGTGCCAGACATTCTGAAAGCATTTTATTCTGTTGAACAAGATCTTGAAGACCAAAAAACCGTTGAAACAAGCATGGGCATATCCATCAATCAGCCGTGCTGGGGGGTAAACCTGGCGTTTATCGATGAATCGGCAGACAAATCATTTGCCTTTATGGTAATCCTGAAGGGTATCGGAGGATTCGGCACACAATGA
- a CDS encoding UpxY family transcription antiterminator gives MKNNALWFALLTRSNFEQTVYSRISKKKIDAFLPSTRKPSKRKDRKLMIETPLFPGYVFVKSTMAPVDQLPILKTVGAVRLLGNSAGPVPVPEHQIESLKHLTSVTQDLVTGSLIEIKKGDPVIILEGPMAGLKGDFFEHKGKGRVIIKIDLLGRYAGVEVDFDKVEKIPDLLS, from the coding sequence ATGAAAAACAATGCTCTTTGGTTCGCCCTGCTGACCCGAAGCAATTTCGAGCAGACGGTGTACTCTCGCATAAGCAAAAAAAAAATAGATGCCTTTCTGCCCAGTACAAGAAAACCCAGCAAAAGGAAAGACCGCAAGCTTATGATAGAAACCCCGTTGTTTCCCGGATACGTGTTTGTTAAATCCACTATGGCACCAGTAGACCAGTTACCAATTTTAAAAACCGTGGGTGCCGTCAGACTGTTAGGAAACTCTGCCGGTCCTGTACCCGTACCCGAGCACCAGATTGAGTCTCTCAAGCATTTGACATCCGTAACCCAGGATCTGGTTACAGGCAGCCTTATTGAAATAAAAAAAGGAGATCCGGTAATCATCCTCGAAGGCCCCATGGCTGGGCTGAAAGGAGATTTTTTTGAACATAAGGGCAAGGGCAGGGTCATTATAAAAATAGACCTATTAGGCAGATATGCAGGCGTGGAGGTCGATTTTGACAAGGTTGAAAAAATCCCAGACCTTTTGTCATAA
- a CDS encoding HU family DNA-binding protein: MNKLELISTLKDRANLTKSEAADVIRIFFDSLSDAFVKGERVEIRGLCSFHIKEYKSYVGRNPKTGQKVDIPPKRLPFFKCGKELKERVDY; encoded by the coding sequence ATGAATAAACTTGAATTGATTTCTACATTGAAAGACCGGGCGAATCTGACCAAATCAGAAGCAGCCGACGTAATAAGAATATTTTTTGACTCCCTGTCAGACGCCTTTGTCAAGGGAGAACGGGTTGAGATAAGAGGCCTTTGCAGCTTTCATATCAAAGAATATAAAAGCTATGTGGGAAGAAACCCCAAAACCGGACAGAAAGTAGACATCCCGCCCAAACGCCTGCCGTTTTTCAAATGCGGAAAAGAACTCAAAGAACGGGTTGATTATTAG
- the holB gene encoding DNA polymerase III subunit delta', with the protein MHPEPSETNQGPPPSSLPLSELIYIVQAGRIPNALLFYGPRGSGKQQAALFFAQACNCRADNDRPCNICASCKKISAGMHPDMIFLGPAENKKMITISQIRDMGGIIASRTNEAAFRMVCILHADLMNPQAQNALLKMLEEPPGRTFFILAAEQTTPLLPTILSRCRRIDFQALADHEIKKLLCTQYGLDPGTAHILTGTAGSDIDQALRLSGLDKEGTNWKMLRPWLIKEICLFLTAPQHQSAFKSLDLSRLLSARPEYVHDAMAVIRTVFRDFCILKYMPDKIVNLDFLSTFKDISVMHSYSRMLTWMTLFHETEKRLESNSGTRLTLDRFFLSLSLFK; encoded by the coding sequence ATGCATCCTGAACCTTCTGAAACAAACCAGGGCCCCCCTCCCTCGTCTCTGCCATTATCTGAATTAATTTATATTGTTCAGGCCGGTCGTATCCCCAATGCCCTACTTTTTTACGGGCCCCGGGGGAGCGGCAAACAGCAGGCTGCGCTTTTTTTTGCACAGGCCTGCAACTGCCGTGCAGACAACGATCGGCCGTGCAATATCTGCGCTTCATGTAAAAAAATATCTGCGGGTATGCACCCGGACATGATCTTTCTTGGTCCGGCTGAAAACAAAAAGATGATCACCATTTCCCAAATTCGGGACATGGGCGGAATCATCGCATCCCGCACCAATGAAGCAGCGTTCAGAATGGTATGCATCCTTCATGCAGACCTGATGAACCCCCAGGCTCAGAATGCCCTTCTCAAGATGCTTGAAGAACCGCCGGGACGAACATTTTTTATCCTTGCAGCAGAACAGACTACACCCCTTTTACCTACCATTTTATCCAGGTGTCGGCGCATTGACTTTCAGGCTCTTGCAGACCATGAAATCAAAAAACTTTTGTGCACACAATACGGGCTTGATCCCGGAACCGCCCACATTCTTACTGGAACGGCCGGAAGCGACATAGACCAGGCCCTGCGTCTTTCAGGACTGGACAAAGAGGGCACTAACTGGAAAATGCTGCGGCCATGGTTAATCAAAGAAATATGCCTATTTTTGACGGCGCCACAGCATCAAAGCGCCTTTAAAAGTCTTGATTTATCCAGACTGCTGTCGGCTCGCCCCGAATATGTTCATGATGCCATGGCAGTGATCCGAACCGTATTCAGAGACTTTTGCATATTAAAATACATGCCGGATAAAATAGTTAACCTTGATTTTTTAAGTACATTTAAAGATATTAGTGTGATGCATTCATATTCTCGGATGTTAACATGGATGACACTATTTCATGAGACGGAAAAAAGACTGGAATCCAACAGCGGCACAAGGCTGACCCTTGACCGTTTTTTCCTTTCCTTGTCTTTATTTAAATAA
- a CDS encoding PSP1 domain-containing protein, with protein MVNVTGVKFKTAGKIYDFNSNALVMNLGDRVIVETEQGLGFGIVAVPPREKDKSEKSLKNIVRVATQEDFSRRTELESLERQAHEYCVKCIKDLALFMNLFSVESTFDRNKLTFFYTADGRIDFRELIKLLVKEFSIRIEMRQVGIRNLSKHVGGVGKCGRELCCSSFMHTFDPVSIKMAKEQGLSLNPTKISGVCGRLMCCLTFEDHTYRYYKKKMPKLGKTITVEDVKGKVVRQNVLRQSVTVRLDDRTEKEIFLSQLKKENTGNPSQ; from the coding sequence ATGGTAAATGTTACCGGCGTTAAATTTAAAACCGCAGGTAAAATATACGATTTCAACAGCAACGCCTTGGTCATGAACTTAGGAGACCGGGTAATTGTTGAAACAGAACAGGGGTTAGGGTTCGGCATTGTTGCCGTGCCTCCCCGGGAAAAGGACAAAAGCGAAAAGTCTTTAAAAAATATTGTCAGAGTGGCCACCCAGGAAGATTTCAGCCGGCGCACAGAACTTGAATCACTGGAGCGGCAGGCCCATGAATATTGCGTTAAGTGCATAAAAGACCTGGCCCTTTTCATGAACTTGTTCAGTGTGGAAAGCACCTTTGACAGAAACAAGCTGACATTTTTTTATACGGCGGACGGCAGGATTGATTTCCGGGAACTGATTAAACTTCTGGTCAAAGAATTTTCCATCCGCATTGAAATGCGCCAGGTTGGTATCCGAAATCTGTCCAAGCATGTGGGCGGTGTGGGCAAATGCGGTAGGGAACTGTGCTGTTCATCTTTTATGCATACCTTTGATCCGGTGTCCATCAAAATGGCAAAGGAGCAGGGGCTAAGCCTGAACCCCACTAAAATTTCAGGGGTATGCGGCCGGTTGATGTGCTGTCTGACCTTTGAAGATCACACCTACCGCTACTATAAGAAAAAAATGCCAAAACTGGGCAAAACCATTACAGTCGAAGATGTCAAAGGCAAGGTGGTCCGCCAGAATGTTCTCAGACAAAGTGTCACCGTCAGGCTTGATGATCGCACGGAAAAGGAAATATTTCTGTCACAACTGAAAAAAGAAAACACAGGAAACCCATCTCAATGA
- the metG gene encoding methionine--tRNA ligase: MTYQYYTTPIYYVNAKPHLGHAYTSIAADVATRFKKMEGADTFFLTGTDEHGDKIVQAAEKENTTPKAYADKISKLFQDVLPLLNIGNDHFIRTTDPKHIEVVKSVLATIYDKGDIYFSSYEGIYCFGCERFYQERELVNGKCPDHGTVPETIKESNYFFKMSKYQEWLIEHIETHPDFIQPEQYRKEILSFLKEPLEDLCISRPKTRLTWGITLPFDEDYVTYVWFDALVNYITALGYPDGDRFKKFWPTTRHFVAKDIIKPHGIYWPIMLKAAGIDIYNGLNVHGFWNVQGSKMSKSIGNVTDPVEVTGQFGVDAFRYFLMREMVFGLDANFTEDVIVARINSDLANDLGNLFSRVLSMNYKYFEGSIQGPDADSDKNLSLEPEAVIAFEAYTTAMAECQFHKALASVWELVSAMNKYIVANEPWALAKDPARAGDLATVLYELLEGIRFVAGLIWPVMPETSTKIIAALGLELPEKGFFTLDAIRPWGQIPRGITLAKPQILFPRVDIEKKAAEPPAPKPLKPALKEEITIDDFSKIDLRAGKILSAERIEKSDKLLKLQVNIGAQTRQIVAGIGKSYSPEDVVGKEVIVVANLKPVKLMGELSEGMVLAATIKKSLVLSGFNGSPKPGCTIK, translated from the coding sequence ATGACTTATCAATACTATACCACGCCCATTTACTATGTGAATGCCAAACCCCATCTCGGCCATGCCTATACCTCCATTGCAGCAGATGTCGCTACCCGTTTTAAAAAAATGGAAGGGGCAGACACCTTTTTTTTAACAGGAACGGATGAACACGGAGATAAAATAGTACAAGCTGCAGAAAAAGAAAACACCACGCCCAAGGCTTACGCAGATAAAATCAGCAAACTATTCCAGGATGTTCTGCCCCTGCTCAATATAGGAAACGACCACTTTATCCGGACAACGGACCCTAAGCATATTGAAGTTGTAAAATCTGTCCTGGCAACGATTTACGACAAAGGGGACATCTATTTTTCAAGTTATGAGGGTATTTACTGTTTCGGATGTGAAAGATTCTACCAGGAGCGCGAGCTTGTGAACGGCAAATGCCCGGATCACGGTACGGTACCGGAAACCATCAAGGAATCAAACTATTTCTTTAAAATGAGCAAGTATCAGGAGTGGCTCATTGAACATATTGAAACCCACCCGGACTTTATCCAGCCCGAACAATACAGAAAGGAAATTCTCTCTTTTCTTAAAGAGCCTTTGGAAGACCTTTGTATCTCCCGACCCAAAACCCGTCTGACCTGGGGTATCACCCTGCCCTTTGATGAAGATTATGTCACCTATGTATGGTTTGACGCCCTGGTCAACTATATCACGGCCCTGGGATACCCTGACGGGGACAGGTTTAAAAAATTCTGGCCCACCACCCGGCATTTTGTGGCCAAGGACATCATCAAACCCCACGGAATTTACTGGCCCATCATGCTCAAGGCTGCCGGCATTGACATATATAACGGACTTAATGTCCATGGATTCTGGAATGTTCAGGGCTCTAAAATGTCAAAAAGCATCGGCAATGTCACCGACCCTGTTGAGGTAACAGGTCAGTTCGGCGTGGATGCGTTCAGATATTTTCTTATGCGGGAGATGGTATTTGGCCTGGACGCAAATTTCACCGAAGATGTTATTGTGGCAAGAATCAACTCAGACCTTGCCAATGATTTAGGCAATCTGTTCTCCCGGGTGCTGTCCATGAACTACAAATATTTCGAGGGCAGCATCCAAGGCCCGGATGCTGATTCAGACAAAAACTTAAGCCTAGAACCCGAGGCTGTGATTGCCTTTGAGGCTTACACAACAGCCATGGCAGAATGTCAGTTCCACAAAGCCCTTGCAAGCGTCTGGGAACTGGTGTCAGCCATGAATAAATACATTGTTGCCAACGAACCCTGGGCCCTGGCCAAAGATCCGGCACGCGCAGGTGACCTTGCTACGGTGTTATACGAACTGCTGGAGGGGATTCGCTTTGTGGCAGGTCTAATCTGGCCGGTCATGCCGGAAACCAGCACTAAAATAATTGCCGCCCTTGGCCTTGAGCTGCCTGAAAAAGGATTTTTCACCCTTGATGCCATCCGGCCCTGGGGGCAGATACCCCGCGGCATTACTCTGGCAAAACCCCAGATTCTTTTTCCCCGGGTGGACATTGAAAAAAAAGCGGCGGAGCCACCTGCACCCAAACCGCTCAAACCGGCATTAAAAGAAGAAATCACCATTGATGATTTTTCTAAAATAGACTTAAGAGCCGGCAAAATTCTGTCTGCCGAACGGATTGAAAAATCAGACAAACTGCTAAAACTTCAAGTGAACATAGGTGCCCAGACCCGACAAATCGTGGCAGGTATCGGTAAATCCTATAGCCCCGAAGACGTGGTGGGCAAAGAGGTCATTGTCGTCGCCAACCTGAAACCTGTAAAACTTATGGGAGAGTTGTCCGAGGGCATGGTGCTTGCGGCAACCATAAAAAAAAGCCTTGTTCTTTCCGGATTTAACGGCAGTCCTAAGCCCGGCTGCACGATTAAATAG
- a CDS encoding penicillin-binding transpeptidase domain-containing protein, with product MDSIKTEQSWREFQASYIQQKKKRSMADRIRKIAVFLCLGAAACALIWFGAYAVSKIGDWLFSPKPEKVASEPAPPKYLGISEVKTLVQNIDILNAKTDLFFADGPSWTYTIHTKLDTRLQAQLISTLNYLQTLDRGKPELIGMVAMDGSTGFIKAMAGFNPGKQGTNPCTSAVYPAASLFKIVTASAAVEKLNYTATTPLFFNGRKYTLYKQQLTNQTTKYTSRVTLETAFAESINPVFGKLGQLPLGKEVLNNFAEKFGFNQNPDADFNFPAPYFSATDSDYHLAELGCGFNRDTLISPVFAMTMVSAVVNKGHSLVPRLVDRIANSDEDEIYKSAKKIYKTPISAKTAATMKRLMKKTVSSGTARKSFRGYSRDKVLSNLLIGGKTGSLSNREHTLKYDWFTGFGQQKTTKETLIVAVVVGHGKYIGTRACIHAKNMLRTYFSAPKTQKSSLTSTSAVPE from the coding sequence TTGGATTCTATTAAAACTGAACAGTCCTGGCGAGAATTTCAGGCAAGCTATATCCAGCAGAAAAAGAAACGGTCCATGGCCGACCGCATACGTAAAATTGCAGTTTTCCTCTGCCTTGGTGCGGCGGCCTGTGCATTGATCTGGTTTGGGGCGTACGCGGTATCCAAGATCGGTGACTGGCTGTTTTCTCCAAAACCGGAGAAGGTCGCAAGTGAACCAGCCCCGCCCAAGTACCTGGGGATATCTGAAGTCAAAACTCTGGTCCAAAATATTGATATTCTCAATGCAAAAACAGACCTTTTCTTTGCGGACGGGCCGTCTTGGACATATACCATCCACACCAAACTGGACACACGTCTTCAGGCTCAACTGATCAGTACGCTGAACTATCTGCAGACCCTGGACAGGGGAAAACCCGAACTTATCGGCATGGTGGCCATGGACGGCAGCACCGGATTCATAAAAGCCATGGCCGGATTTAATCCGGGTAAGCAGGGTACCAACCCATGCACATCGGCCGTATATCCCGCTGCCAGTCTTTTCAAAATCGTCACCGCATCTGCTGCCGTGGAAAAATTAAACTACACAGCCACCACCCCCCTTTTTTTCAACGGCAGGAAATACACCCTGTACAAACAACAGTTAACAAACCAGACAACAAAATACACCAGTCGGGTCACTCTGGAAACAGCCTTTGCCGAATCCATAAATCCTGTATTCGGCAAACTCGGACAGCTTCCCCTGGGCAAAGAGGTGCTTAACAATTTTGCCGAAAAATTTGGTTTCAACCAAAATCCGGATGCAGATTTTAATTTTCCGGCCCCCTATTTTTCAGCAACCGACAGTGATTACCATTTGGCAGAACTTGGATGCGGATTTAATCGAGACACCCTTATTTCACCGGTATTTGCAATGACTATGGTTTCAGCTGTGGTAAACAAGGGACATTCCCTGGTCCCACGCCTTGTGGACCGGATAGCCAATTCGGATGAAGATGAGATTTACAAAAGTGCTAAAAAGATATATAAAACACCGATCAGTGCCAAAACAGCCGCCACCATGAAAAGACTCATGAAAAAAACCGTATCGAGCGGCACAGCCAGGAAATCGTTCCGGGGTTATTCGCGGGATAAAGTATTATCAAATCTTTTAATCGGCGGGAAAACCGGCTCCCTGTCAAACCGAGAGCATACGCTTAAATACGACTGGTTCACAGGGTTTGGACAACAAAAAACAACAAAAGAGACATTGATTGTCGCAGTAGTAGTGGGTCACGGTAAATATATCGGGACCCGGGCATGCATCCATGCAAAGAACATGTTGAGAACCTATTTCAGCGCTCCCAAAACCCAAAAAAGTTCGCTAACATCAACTTCAGCTGTTCCGGAATAA